From one Luteipulveratus mongoliensis genomic stretch:
- a CDS encoding ABC transporter ATP-binding protein produces METTAARARGITKSFGDVVALDSVDLDIPGGQVHGLVGPNGAGKTTLLGLLLGLSIADEGTLEIMGTPVSRVLGVPDGVAGFVDGPGLYPSLTARQNLAALAALRGYASSRASEVDEALEQVGLTDVADDRLRGFSLGMRQRLGLAAALLTKPRLLVLDEPANGLDPAGKRHVHRVLSNLAAQGVAVVISSHRMDDLAALCGEVTILATGRVVFTGPVAKLAAESGDLDYRLVTSDPAAARRIASATTGLEVVLSAGALRDDSAVVVRGSVATMDALVAQVVGAGIAVRELGPVVPPLEAAFLALTGADDSPAEEKSEQKDAS; encoded by the coding sequence ATGGAGACGACCGCTGCGCGGGCTCGCGGGATCACCAAGTCCTTCGGCGATGTCGTCGCCCTCGACAGTGTCGACCTGGACATCCCGGGCGGGCAGGTGCACGGGCTCGTCGGTCCCAACGGTGCCGGCAAGACCACGCTGCTCGGACTCCTGCTCGGCCTCTCGATCGCTGACGAGGGAACGCTCGAGATCATGGGTACGCCGGTCAGTCGCGTCCTCGGGGTACCCGACGGTGTCGCCGGATTCGTCGACGGGCCAGGCCTCTATCCGTCGCTCACCGCCCGGCAGAACCTCGCCGCTCTCGCCGCGCTCCGGGGGTACGCCTCCTCCCGCGCGTCGGAGGTCGACGAGGCTCTCGAGCAGGTCGGCCTCACGGACGTCGCGGACGATCGGCTCCGCGGGTTCTCGCTCGGAATGCGGCAGCGGCTCGGTCTGGCCGCCGCCCTGCTGACCAAGCCGCGCCTGCTCGTCCTCGACGAGCCCGCCAACGGACTCGACCCAGCCGGCAAGCGCCACGTCCATCGCGTGCTCAGCAACCTCGCCGCGCAGGGCGTGGCGGTGGTGATCTCCAGCCACCGGATGGACGACCTCGCCGCGCTCTGTGGCGAGGTGACGATCCTGGCCACCGGTCGCGTCGTCTTCACTGGTCCGGTCGCCAAGCTGGCTGCGGAGAGCGGTGACCTCGACTACCGGCTGGTGACCTCCGACCCGGCCGCGGCCCGCCGAATCGCTTCTGCGACAACAGGACTCGAGGTCGTTCTCAGCGCGGGCGCACTCCGCGACGACAGCGCCGTTGTGGTCCGCGGCTCGGTCGCCACGATGGATGCGCTCGTCGCGCAAGTGGTCGGCGCAGGCATTGCCGTCCGCGAGCTCGGCCCGGTCGTACCGCCACTCGAGGCCGCGTTCCTCGCGCTCACCGGCGCCGACGACTCCCCGGCCGAGGAGAAGTCCGAGCAGAAGGACGCGTCATGA
- a CDS encoding MFS transporter, translating into MTDVATTSGTTAKSPAPHTYTSLRAAWIPLAALCLAFFVEMVDNTLLSIALPTIGRDLGSGTTALQWVTGAYSLTFGGLLLTAGSVADRFGRRRVLLIGLALFGVLSLAVVAVHSTGELIALRAALGVAAAAMAPITNSLVFRLFDDKALRMRAITVMIVVGMSGFILGPLLGGTALAHVRWEWLLLVNAPIALIACIGVRLGVAPDRREDLTRDALDLPGAALSIAMIGLACYSLTSGVQHGWFAPITLACALGAVVAVVAWVRHERRTAAPMLDLGILSNGTVRGAILAQLGTAIAMAAVMFGLILHFQYAYGWSPVRAGLANLPMIATMLLASPLSEWLGKRFGHRIACIVGAACLTVSLVGMAWGVEHGYVAIAISMVVMTIGLRTVMTICAVALVDAMPANRTSIGAALNDTAQEVGSSVGTAVVGTLIAALVTAQLPAGTWSASLVASFFHGERVTYAVLAVIVGLVALGGALSLTDSRQVEES; encoded by the coding sequence ATGACTGACGTTGCAACCACGAGTGGCACCACGGCGAAATCGCCCGCACCACACACCTACACGTCGCTGCGTGCGGCGTGGATCCCGCTGGCCGCCTTGTGCCTGGCCTTCTTCGTCGAGATGGTCGACAACACACTGTTGTCCATCGCGCTGCCGACGATCGGCCGCGACCTCGGCAGCGGCACGACCGCGCTGCAGTGGGTGACCGGCGCGTACTCGCTGACGTTCGGCGGCCTGCTGCTGACGGCCGGCTCGGTGGCCGACCGCTTCGGACGCCGCCGGGTTCTGCTGATCGGACTCGCGCTGTTCGGGGTGCTCAGCCTGGCCGTGGTCGCCGTCCACTCGACAGGTGAGCTCATCGCGCTGCGGGCGGCCCTCGGCGTGGCGGCCGCAGCGATGGCGCCGATCACCAACTCGCTGGTCTTCCGGCTGTTCGACGACAAGGCGCTGCGGATGCGCGCGATCACGGTGATGATCGTGGTCGGCATGTCCGGCTTCATCCTCGGCCCGCTGCTCGGCGGCACCGCGCTGGCCCACGTCCGCTGGGAGTGGCTGCTGCTCGTCAACGCGCCGATCGCGCTGATCGCGTGCATCGGCGTACGACTGGGCGTGGCGCCCGACCGCCGCGAGGACCTCACCCGAGACGCACTCGACCTGCCCGGCGCAGCCTTGAGCATCGCCATGATCGGCCTGGCCTGCTACTCACTGACCAGTGGCGTACAGCATGGCTGGTTCGCTCCGATCACGCTCGCCTGCGCGCTCGGCGCGGTGGTCGCCGTCGTCGCCTGGGTGCGACACGAACGGCGCACCGCAGCCCCGATGCTCGATCTGGGGATCCTGTCCAACGGCACCGTCCGCGGCGCGATCCTCGCGCAGCTCGGCACCGCGATCGCGATGGCCGCGGTGATGTTCGGCCTGATCCTGCACTTCCAGTACGCCTATGGCTGGAGCCCGGTCCGCGCTGGCCTGGCGAACCTGCCGATGATCGCGACGATGCTGCTGGCGTCCCCGCTGTCGGAGTGGCTCGGCAAGCGATTCGGTCACCGCATCGCCTGCATCGTGGGCGCCGCCTGTCTGACCGTCTCGCTCGTGGGGATGGCCTGGGGTGTCGAGCACGGCTACGTGGCGATCGCGATCTCGATGGTCGTGATGACCATCGGTCTGCGGACGGTGATGACCATCTGTGCGGTCGCCCTCGTCGACGCGATGCCGGCGAACCGTACGTCGATCGGAGCTGCGCTCAACGACACCGCGCAGGAGGTCGGCTCGAGCGTCGGCACGGCTGTGGTCGGCACGCTGATCGCCGCACTCGTGACCGCCCAGCTCCCCGCAGGCACCTGGAGCGCCAGCCTCGTGGCGTCCTTCTTCCACGGCGAGCGCGTCACGTACGCCGTACTCGCCGTGATCGTCGGCCTGGTCGCCCTGGGTGGCGCGCTCAGCCTGACCGACTCTCGCCAGGTCGAGGAGAGCTGA
- a CDS encoding response regulator transcription factor, with protein MRVLIVEDEPYLAEAVRDGLRLEAIAADIAGDGSSALELLDTNSYDIAVLDRDIPGPSGDEIARRIVASGNGIPILMLTAADRIDDKASGFEIGADDYLTKPFELRELVLRLRALDRRRAYARPPVSEIAGLRLDPFRREVFRDGQYVALTRKQFAVLEVLIAAGGGVVSAEELLERAWDENADPFTNAVRITVSALRKRLGEPWVIATVPGVGYRIDARDGDRA; from the coding sequence ATGCGTGTGCTGATCGTGGAGGACGAGCCCTACCTGGCGGAGGCCGTCCGCGACGGTCTCCGCCTGGAGGCGATCGCGGCCGACATCGCCGGCGACGGGAGCTCGGCCCTGGAGCTGCTCGACACCAACTCGTACGACATCGCCGTCCTCGACCGGGACATCCCGGGCCCCTCCGGGGACGAGATCGCTCGCCGAATCGTGGCCTCTGGCAACGGGATTCCGATCCTCATGCTCACCGCCGCGGACCGGATCGACGACAAGGCGTCCGGGTTTGAGATCGGCGCGGACGACTACCTCACCAAACCGTTCGAGCTGCGGGAGCTCGTCCTGCGGCTGCGGGCGCTCGACCGTCGACGCGCGTACGCCCGTCCTCCGGTCAGCGAGATCGCGGGCCTCCGGCTGGATCCGTTCCGCCGTGAGGTGTTTCGCGACGGCCAGTACGTCGCCCTCACCCGGAAGCAGTTCGCCGTGCTCGAGGTCCTCATCGCTGCCGGGGGCGGAGTCGTCAGCGCGGAGGAGCTGCTGGAACGGGCCTGGGACGAGAACGCAGACCCGTTCACCAATGCCGTACGCATCACGGTCTCTGCGCTGCGCAAGCGGCTCGGCGAGCCCTGGGTCATCGCCACCGTGCCTGGGGTCGGCTACCGCATCGACGCGCGTGACGGTGATCGTGCGTAG
- a CDS encoding PepSY-associated TM helix domain-containing protein: MSVLDDPVRLRPTTPIARKPRTAGLFRSFWRWHFYAAAIVIPVLLVLAVTGLIYLFRFQLEPLLHADLMRVDHQSGQAIQPYETQRSAVAAANPTATLVSMTEPGAPDESTRFTLTTSSGATRDVFVNPYTGKVLGGLNPDTTVSGIAVRIHGDLMAGRTGELIMELGACWAIVMALTGYYLFFKGRRARKRQRANGTPASRLRSNHARTGALIGGGLLLLVVSGLPWTGFWGAQAQQLVTARGTSFWSDDHGAISNPTSTLDESLPHSHHVVPWAQEKSPVPQSGSAASVANVDTTVAVADRKGLAHPVTVVWPADGKGVYSAIGYAFNDPGRERTVHVDQYGGGVVSTYGYDNYPALAKVVSQGIALHEGRRFGTLNMWLTTLFCLGVIVSCVTGPMMWWRRRPRGSAELGAPRGRLPLATTPGLAVLVTLLAVFLPVFGVSLVIVLLLDRFVLSRLASTRRFFGVQAA, translated from the coding sequence ATGTCTGTTCTCGACGACCCTGTCCGCCTACGACCCACCACACCGATTGCCCGGAAGCCCCGCACCGCCGGCCTGTTCCGGTCCTTCTGGCGATGGCATTTCTACGCCGCCGCGATCGTGATCCCGGTGCTGCTCGTCCTGGCGGTCACCGGTCTGATCTACCTCTTCCGGTTCCAGCTCGAGCCGCTCCTCCACGCCGACCTGATGCGCGTGGATCACCAGTCCGGTCAGGCCATCCAGCCGTACGAGACACAGCGTTCGGCGGTCGCCGCGGCGAACCCGACCGCAACGCTCGTGTCGATGACCGAGCCAGGTGCACCGGACGAGAGCACCCGTTTCACGCTCACGACCAGCTCCGGCGCGACCCGGGACGTCTTCGTGAACCCGTACACCGGCAAGGTCCTGGGCGGGCTGAACCCGGACACCACAGTCAGCGGCATCGCGGTCCGCATCCACGGCGACCTCATGGCCGGCCGTACCGGCGAGCTCATCATGGAGCTCGGCGCGTGCTGGGCGATCGTCATGGCACTGACGGGCTACTACCTGTTCTTCAAGGGGCGGCGGGCTCGAAAACGCCAGCGTGCCAACGGAACTCCCGCCTCCCGCCTCCGCAGCAACCACGCGCGGACCGGCGCCCTGATCGGCGGTGGCCTCCTGCTGCTGGTCGTGTCGGGCTTGCCGTGGACCGGCTTCTGGGGTGCACAGGCGCAGCAGCTGGTGACGGCCCGCGGCACGTCCTTCTGGTCCGACGATCACGGGGCCATCTCCAACCCGACCTCGACGCTGGACGAGTCACTCCCGCACAGCCACCACGTGGTGCCGTGGGCTCAGGAGAAGTCGCCCGTTCCCCAGTCGGGCTCGGCGGCATCGGTCGCCAACGTCGACACGACCGTCGCGGTGGCCGACCGGAAGGGGCTGGCACATCCGGTGACCGTGGTCTGGCCGGCGGATGGCAAGGGCGTCTACTCGGCCATCGGATACGCCTTCAACGACCCCGGCCGAGAGCGCACCGTGCACGTCGACCAGTACGGCGGCGGCGTGGTGAGCACGTACGGCTACGACAACTACCCGGCCCTGGCCAAGGTCGTGTCCCAAGGCATCGCGCTGCACGAGGGACGCAGGTTCGGCACGCTGAACATGTGGCTCACCACGCTGTTCTGTCTCGGCGTGATCGTCTCGTGCGTCACCGGTCCGATGATGTGGTGGCGTCGTCGGCCTCGCGGTAGCGCGGAGCTCGGTGCCCCGCGTGGGCGGCTGCCTCTTGCGACCACGCCGGGCCTCGCGGTGCTGGTCACGCTGCTCGCGGTGTTCCTGCCCGTGTTCGGCGTCTCCCTGGTGATCGTGCTGCTGCTGGACCGGTTCGTGCTGAGTCGGCTCGCATCGACCCGGCGGTTCTTCGGAGTCCAGGCAGCCTGA
- a CDS encoding M23 family metallopeptidase, with translation MPSRRLILGGGAALAGLGIAGIASAPGAQAASYVRPIRNASAHPITCAWRTPGPWEAGYHTGVDIGCPVGTPVYATIAGDVRTGRANWGGAYGTMILINDNVDGSDWGYCHLSRRVVSDGQAVATNQLIGYSGNTGNTTGPHLHLERRPRYGGYKSDKNPNLWP, from the coding sequence ATGCCTAGTCGACGGCTGATCCTTGGCGGGGGCGCAGCGCTCGCCGGACTCGGCATCGCTGGCATCGCCTCAGCGCCAGGAGCTCAGGCCGCGTCATACGTGCGGCCCATCAGGAACGCGAGCGCGCACCCGATCACGTGCGCGTGGAGGACGCCCGGCCCCTGGGAGGCCGGCTACCACACCGGAGTCGACATCGGATGCCCCGTCGGCACTCCGGTCTACGCGACCATCGCCGGCGATGTCCGCACCGGCCGGGCGAACTGGGGTGGCGCGTACGGCACCATGATTCTGATCAACGACAACGTGGACGGCTCGGACTGGGGCTACTGCCACCTGTCGAGGAGAGTGGTGAGCGATGGTCAGGCTGTCGCGACCAATCAGCTGATCGGTTACTCGGGCAACACCGGGAACACCACTGGTCCACATCTGCACCTGGAACGACGCCCCCGCTATGGCGGTTACAAATCGGACAAGAACCCCAACCTGTGGCCCTGA
- a CDS encoding class I SAM-dependent methyltransferase: MKTDYDTFAGAYARANESNLLNAYYARPAMLALAGDVQSRRILDAGCGAGPLSEGLREKGATVTGIDSSPAMIELAQRKLGADADLHVADLSEPLPFDDDLFDGVVASLVLHYLQDWHAPLTELRRVLRPGGRLTLSVPHPSAYLVNYPTRDYFAVTQYSETFTFGDEEATLTYWHRPLHAMTDAFTEAGFRISVVSEPPYATNVPRELLPPDLGDRSAFVCFLFFVLEA, from the coding sequence ATGAAGACCGACTACGACACCTTTGCCGGCGCCTATGCCCGCGCCAACGAGTCCAATCTGCTCAACGCGTATTACGCACGACCCGCGATGCTCGCCCTGGCCGGCGACGTCCAGAGTCGACGGATCCTCGATGCCGGCTGCGGGGCAGGGCCACTGTCGGAGGGCCTGCGCGAGAAGGGCGCCACGGTAACCGGCATCGACTCCAGTCCGGCGATGATCGAGCTCGCGCAGCGGAAACTGGGCGCGGACGCTGACCTCCACGTTGCCGACCTCAGTGAACCTCTTCCGTTCGACGACGATCTCTTCGATGGCGTCGTCGCCTCTCTGGTCTTGCACTACCTGCAGGACTGGCACGCGCCTCTAACGGAGCTGCGGCGCGTCCTGCGACCGGGCGGACGACTCACCTTGTCGGTGCCCCATCCCAGCGCCTACTTGGTGAACTACCCGACCAGGGACTACTTCGCTGTCACCCAGTACTCGGAAACGTTCACCTTCGGGGATGAGGAGGCAACGCTGACCTACTGGCACCGACCGCTGCATGCGATGACCGACGCGTTCACCGAGGCCGGGTTCCGGATCTCCGTCGTCAGCGAGCCGCCCTACGCCACCAACGTGCCACGCGAACTCCTGCCGCCCGATCTCGGCGACCGGAGCGCCTTCGTCTGCTTCCTCTTCTTCGTCCTCGAGGCATAG
- a CDS encoding sensor histidine kinase yields MSVRLKFTLSYAGFLMLAGALLLAAGWVFLIRVKHVGLIIDPDYKYAVLRALAPTAAVALVFLLVFGLLGGWILAGRMLAPMTRITDATRLAADGSLSHRIRLEGRKDEFRELADDFDTMLAQLEAHDAEQQRFAANASHELRTPLAITQTLLDVARTDPNLDTARLIDRLQVVNTRAIDLTEALLVLSRSNQRSFAREHVDLSLIAEEAAETLLPLAEQREISLDVTGETTRTVGSAALALQMVMNLVQNAIVHNIPAGGTVTVHTESQPDASVLRVENTGPQLAPDRVRTLTEPFQRGAERARTHEHVGAGLGLAIVHSIVRAHDGTLDLTPRPTGGLVVTVRLPRLKVLGE; encoded by the coding sequence TTGAGCGTTCGCCTCAAGTTCACCCTCAGCTACGCCGGCTTCCTCATGCTCGCGGGCGCCCTACTGCTCGCTGCGGGGTGGGTGTTCCTGATTCGGGTGAAGCACGTCGGGTTGATCATCGACCCCGACTACAAGTACGCCGTCCTGCGCGCTCTTGCGCCGACCGCGGCAGTCGCGCTGGTGTTCCTCCTCGTGTTTGGTCTCCTGGGCGGGTGGATTCTCGCCGGGCGCATGCTCGCCCCGATGACGCGCATCACCGACGCCACCCGCCTGGCCGCGGACGGATCGCTCTCCCATCGCATCCGGCTGGAAGGCCGCAAGGACGAGTTCCGCGAGCTCGCCGATGACTTCGACACGATGCTCGCGCAGCTCGAGGCTCACGATGCCGAGCAGCAGCGATTCGCAGCCAACGCCTCCCACGAGCTGCGCACTCCGCTCGCGATCACGCAAACACTGCTCGACGTGGCTCGCACTGATCCGAATCTCGACACCGCCCGGCTCATCGACCGTCTCCAGGTCGTCAACACCCGGGCGATCGACCTCACCGAAGCACTGCTCGTCCTCAGTCGCAGCAACCAACGGTCCTTCGCTCGGGAACACGTTGATCTGTCCCTCATCGCGGAAGAGGCGGCCGAAACACTCCTCCCGCTTGCCGAGCAGCGCGAGATCTCGCTCGACGTGACGGGTGAGACGACCCGGACCGTCGGCTCCGCGGCGCTCGCACTGCAGATGGTGATGAACCTCGTTCAGAACGCCATCGTCCACAACATCCCGGCCGGCGGCACCGTGACGGTCCACACCGAGTCGCAACCCGACGCGAGCGTGCTGAGGGTCGAGAACACCGGTCCTCAGCTCGCGCCTGACCGGGTGCGCACTCTCACCGAGCCCTTTCAACGCGGAGCCGAGCGTGCGCGTACGCACGAGCACGTCGGTGCCGGCCTCGGGCTGGCCATCGTGCACAGCATCGTCCGAGCGCACGACGGCACGCTCGACCTCACACCCCGCCCGACTGGCGGACTCGTCGTCACGGTTCGACTGCCGCGGCTCAAAGTGTTGGGGGAGTAG
- a CDS encoding serine hydrolase domain-containing protein, with protein sequence MDYSASMDNESKRGIDRRRLLGWSGLAAAGAVAGPLLGSESAHAATKLDTAYDKVPPATRPGGAYDRYVAQLAAEGKFSGVVMLSHRGRTVLSRSYGMADREKKIRIHEGTAFNLSSAGKPFHAVAILQLAQEGKLNLWDTVGAHLKGFDKDIAEQVTIHHMLSGTSGMNSPDEDLDRITNSREEVQADNEKWSRQSKLAAPVGTPTEHAGSEVGILSLIVESVSGMSYWDYVEKHVFRRCGMTGTAFYTRAQWLTDEHIAHSYMRIADGSSVDAVRNLDKGSPDPYQLGKNAARSFIAPPGDAGFATAPDLVRFANALYDGTALDPHYNELFVGPKVVHRPQGGGLAAHAGAKSVPADASFGSYSLPVSIVQGQWLVGRAGVNPGSFASWNIYPDSGWVGVILGNDDNAPFIDIINQEMAAILGTT encoded by the coding sequence ATGGACTACAGCGCATCGATGGACAACGAATCCAAGCGGGGGATCGACCGGCGCCGGCTGCTCGGCTGGAGCGGGCTTGCAGCTGCCGGCGCGGTCGCGGGGCCTCTGCTAGGCAGCGAATCCGCCCACGCCGCAACCAAACTCGACACGGCGTACGACAAGGTGCCGCCGGCCACTCGGCCGGGCGGCGCGTACGACCGGTATGTCGCGCAGCTGGCTGCCGAGGGCAAGTTCTCCGGCGTCGTGATGCTGTCGCATCGCGGTCGGACGGTGCTGTCCCGCAGCTACGGGATGGCCGACCGCGAGAAGAAGATCCGCATCCATGAGGGCACGGCGTTCAACCTCAGCTCGGCGGGCAAACCGTTCCACGCGGTGGCCATCCTGCAGCTGGCACAGGAGGGCAAGCTGAACCTGTGGGACACCGTCGGCGCCCATCTGAAGGGCTTCGACAAGGACATCGCCGAGCAGGTGACCATCCACCACATGCTCAGCGGCACCTCCGGGATGAACAGCCCCGACGAAGATCTGGACCGCATCACCAACAGCCGTGAAGAGGTGCAGGCGGACAACGAGAAGTGGTCGCGGCAGTCGAAGCTCGCGGCGCCGGTCGGGACGCCCACCGAGCATGCCGGCTCCGAGGTCGGGATCCTGTCGCTGATCGTCGAGTCCGTGAGCGGGATGTCGTACTGGGACTACGTCGAGAAGCACGTCTTCCGGCGGTGTGGCATGACCGGTACGGCGTTCTACACCAGGGCGCAGTGGCTCACCGACGAGCACATCGCGCACTCGTACATGCGGATCGCCGATGGCAGCAGCGTGGATGCCGTCCGCAACCTCGACAAGGGCAGCCCGGACCCCTATCAGCTGGGCAAGAACGCGGCCCGCAGCTTCATCGCGCCTCCCGGCGACGCCGGCTTCGCCACCGCGCCGGACCTCGTCCGGTTCGCCAACGCGCTGTACGACGGGACGGCGCTGGACCCGCATTACAACGAGCTGTTCGTCGGGCCCAAGGTCGTGCATCGACCCCAAGGAGGCGGCCTTGCGGCGCACGCGGGTGCCAAGTCCGTGCCCGCCGACGCGTCGTTCGGGTCGTACTCACTCCCGGTGAGCATCGTGCAAGGTCAGTGGCTGGTCGGTCGCGCCGGCGTCAACCCGGGCAGCTTCGCCAGCTGGAACATCTATCCGGACAGCGGATGGGTGGGCGTCATCCTCGGCAACGACGACAACGCGCCGTTCATCGACATCATCAATCAGGAGATGGCGGCCATCCTCGGCACGACCTGA
- a CDS encoding molybdopterin-dependent oxidoreductase has translation MTDVTIAGRRVRDTDGWAPSACILCECNCGIEIKVGDDGRSFDKIRGDHQHPTSEGYTCNKALRLDHYQNGKTDRITQPLRRRADGTFEEIDWDTAIREVAAQLGLVRDTHGGKTIFYYGGGGQGNHLGGSYSTATTRAFGSTYRSSALAQEKTGDFWVSARMLGGMTRADVEHCEVAFFIGKNPYQSHGFPRARAVLKEIAKDPSRSMVVIDPVRTETAELADFHLQVRPGGDAYVLTAMAAVLVQESLTDVAWLADHASGVDEVVAVLKTVDIARYCSLADVPEDLVRRASRRIASASSVAALEDLGVQMGRDSTLVSYVEKLIWLLTGNFGKSGAQYRSSSVVPLGRDRGHPAGEGPVSPVAKAPIISGLVPCNVIAEEILTDHPDRYRAMVVESANPAHSLADSAKMRSALSSLELLVVIDVAMTETARLADYVLPAPTQFEKWEATFFNFDFPRNMFHLRRPVVAAPDGPLPEPEIHARLVEASGQLTDIDYAPLRAAAAQGRGEFAMAFLTAMGDARLAKLAPVLLYRTLGPTLPDGAAAAAVLWAAAHKCATDNAAGVKRAGYGEGPAAGEALFDAILAGSHGVVITEDDEAEIWRRVKTPDGRVQLDLPELRSEVAALADRSPADDDDWPFVLAAGERRAFTANTIMRDPTWRRRGADGVLRISTTDADGLALTTGDRVRLTTKRGTVDVSIETTDTMRSGHLSLPNGFGLTVQDADGTVTTGVAPNELTAAEDRDPWVGTPWHKYVPARLEVLESATPPTL, from the coding sequence ATGACTGACGTGACGATCGCAGGACGCAGGGTCCGTGACACGGACGGCTGGGCGCCGAGCGCCTGCATCCTCTGCGAGTGCAACTGCGGGATCGAGATCAAGGTCGGCGATGACGGGCGGTCGTTCGACAAGATCCGCGGCGACCATCAGCACCCGACGTCCGAGGGCTACACCTGCAACAAGGCCCTCCGGCTCGACCACTACCAGAACGGCAAGACGGACCGGATCACCCAGCCGTTGCGACGGCGGGCCGACGGGACGTTCGAGGAGATCGACTGGGACACCGCGATCCGCGAGGTCGCCGCGCAGCTCGGTCTGGTGCGCGACACCCACGGCGGGAAGACGATCTTCTACTACGGCGGTGGCGGGCAGGGCAATCACTTGGGCGGCTCGTACTCCACCGCGACCACGCGAGCCTTCGGGTCGACCTATCGCTCAAGTGCGTTGGCGCAGGAGAAGACTGGCGACTTCTGGGTCAGTGCGCGGATGCTCGGCGGCATGACCCGCGCGGACGTCGAGCACTGTGAGGTCGCCTTCTTCATCGGCAAGAATCCGTATCAGTCGCACGGGTTCCCGCGAGCGCGAGCGGTGCTGAAGGAGATCGCCAAGGACCCCTCGCGGTCGATGGTGGTCATCGACCCCGTGCGGACCGAGACTGCCGAGCTGGCCGACTTCCACCTGCAGGTACGGCCGGGCGGCGATGCATACGTCCTCACCGCGATGGCGGCCGTGCTCGTGCAGGAGTCGCTGACGGATGTCGCCTGGCTGGCCGACCATGCAAGCGGCGTCGACGAAGTCGTCGCAGTGCTGAAAACCGTTGATATCGCTCGGTATTGCTCGCTCGCTGACGTGCCCGAAGATCTTGTACGCCGCGCCTCCCGGCGTATCGCGTCCGCCTCCTCGGTCGCTGCCCTCGAGGACCTCGGCGTACAGATGGGTCGCGACTCGACGCTCGTGAGCTACGTCGAAAAGCTGATCTGGCTGCTGACCGGCAACTTCGGGAAGTCGGGCGCGCAGTATCGCTCGTCGAGTGTCGTTCCGCTCGGTCGTGATCGCGGACACCCGGCCGGCGAGGGTCCGGTGAGTCCGGTGGCCAAGGCGCCGATCATCAGCGGTCTGGTCCCGTGCAATGTCATCGCTGAGGAGATCCTCACCGATCACCCGGACCGCTACCGAGCGATGGTCGTCGAGAGCGCGAATCCCGCTCACTCCCTTGCGGATTCGGCCAAGATGCGATCAGCGCTGTCGTCGCTCGAGCTGCTCGTCGTCATCGACGTCGCGATGACCGAGACGGCACGGCTGGCCGACTACGTGCTGCCCGCACCGACCCAGTTCGAGAAGTGGGAGGCGACGTTCTTCAACTTCGACTTCCCGCGCAACATGTTCCATCTGCGGCGCCCGGTCGTCGCCGCCCCGGACGGGCCGCTGCCCGAGCCGGAGATCCACGCTCGTCTCGTCGAGGCGTCCGGGCAGCTGACGGACATCGACTACGCGCCCTTGCGTGCGGCGGCGGCTCAGGGCCGCGGTGAGTTCGCGATGGCGTTCCTGACCGCGATGGGTGATGCGCGACTCGCCAAGCTCGCACCTGTCCTTCTCTATCGCACCCTCGGGCCGACCTTGCCCGACGGAGCTGCGGCCGCCGCCGTGCTGTGGGCTGCCGCTCACAAGTGCGCCACCGACAACGCCGCCGGTGTGAAGCGTGCGGGCTACGGGGAAGGTCCGGCGGCGGGTGAGGCGCTCTTCGACGCAATTCTGGCCGGCTCGCACGGAGTCGTCATCACCGAGGACGACGAGGCGGAGATCTGGCGCCGGGTCAAGACGCCCGACGGTCGGGTCCAGCTGGATCTCCCAGAGCTGCGGTCAGAGGTGGCCGCACTGGCCGACCGTTCGCCGGCCGATGACGATGACTGGCCGTTCGTCCTCGCGGCAGGCGAGCGCCGCGCCTTCACGGCCAACACGATCATGCGCGACCCGACCTGGCGACGACGAGGTGCGGACGGCGTACTGCGCATCAGCACCACGGACGCCGACGGCCTCGCACTCACGACCGGCGATCGCGTACGACTGACCACCAAACGCGGCACGGTCGACGTCTCGATCGAGACCACCGACACCATGCGCTCGGGACACCTGTCGCTGCCGAACGGCTTCGGGCTGACGGTGCAGGATGCCGACGGCACTGTGACGACGGGAGTCGCGCCCAACGAGCTGACGGCTGCCGAGGACCGCGATCCGTGGGTGGGTACGCCCTGGCACAAGTACGTCCCCGCCCGGCTCGAGGTCCTCGAATCCGCTACTCCCCCAACACTTTGA
- a CDS encoding putative quinol monooxygenase, giving the protein MVIVAGYFIVEPSQRDAYIAECVSVVAQARTAAGCLDFTIAADIVDPGRINVFERWESQTAVEAFRGSGPSDEQGAAMLSGSVAEYDIADIRSLFGHEG; this is encoded by the coding sequence ATGGTCATCGTCGCCGGATACTTCATCGTCGAGCCGTCGCAGCGCGATGCGTACATCGCGGAGTGCGTGAGTGTCGTCGCGCAGGCTCGCACCGCGGCCGGATGTCTCGACTTCACCATCGCCGCCGACATCGTCGATCCTGGTCGCATCAACGTCTTCGAGCGGTGGGAGTCCCAGACCGCCGTCGAGGCGTTCCGCGGGAGCGGCCCCAGCGATGAGCAGGGTGCGGCGATGCTGTCGGGTTCGGTCGCCGAGTACGACATCGCGGACATCCGGTCCCTGTTCGGGCACGAGGGCTGA